The following coding sequences are from one Deltaproteobacteria bacterium window:
- a CDS encoding glycosyltransferase family 2 protein has protein sequence MKNHVEKYLARYAERGPWRLAASSWSGIHHAVVIPALAEYPAILETLHSLSRNAPEALRRTLVVCVVNNRARPHSTEEEIGNNGKTMALLEGLRRGETVEGNDPVQQRRIDGILNSPMRLAYVDASSDGLAFPEKAGVGTARKIGMDLALAVMEPDMNGRNLLLSLDADTRVEPDYLESVFRHFALNRTLAAVVPFSHEKSDDEAIRGAAAAYEAYLRYHGVGLKHAGSPYAFHAIGSTIVCSARAYAMVRGMPKRLAGEDFYFLNKLAKIRGIGSVEGTTVYPSPRLSARTPFGTGRKVDALIRDEGETHLFYDPAIFTIIRDWLGVMDSGSFTEGRDIMEAAGEIDGALPPFLEEVGFMSVWEKLKRNFPRRENLRRQFHNWFDGLATLRLAHHLTDHGYPRVAMHRAINGMAERTGRPLSGPPLSAGVCPEEALEIMMDMERALGAAGREKIFP, from the coding sequence TTGAAAAACCATGTTGAAAAGTACCTGGCCCGGTACGCCGAAAGGGGGCCCTGGCGTCTGGCCGCCTCTTCATGGAGCGGGATCCATCACGCCGTCGTGATTCCCGCCCTGGCGGAGTATCCGGCCATCCTGGAAACGTTGCACAGCCTTTCGAGGAACGCCCCCGAGGCCCTGCGGCGGACCCTCGTGGTCTGCGTCGTCAACAATCGGGCCCGTCCCCATTCAACGGAAGAGGAGATCGGGAACAACGGGAAAACCATGGCCCTTCTGGAGGGGCTCCGGCGGGGGGAAACTGTTGAGGGGAACGATCCGGTTCAGCAAAGGCGGATCGACGGGATCCTAAACAGCCCCATGCGACTCGCCTATGTGGACGCCTCATCGGACGGCCTGGCCTTTCCCGAAAAAGCCGGTGTGGGAACGGCGAGAAAAATCGGCATGGATCTGGCCCTGGCCGTGATGGAGCCGGACATGAACGGGAGGAACCTCCTTTTGAGCCTGGACGCGGACACCCGGGTCGAACCGGACTATCTCGAATCCGTGTTCCGCCACTTTGCCCTGAACCGGACCCTGGCGGCGGTCGTGCCCTTCTCCCACGAAAAAAGCGACGACGAGGCCATCCGCGGGGCCGCCGCGGCCTACGAGGCTTACCTGCGGTATCACGGCGTCGGCTTGAAGCACGCCGGGTCGCCCTACGCGTTTCATGCCATCGGTTCGACGATCGTCTGTTCCGCCCGGGCCTACGCCATGGTCAGGGGGATGCCGAAGAGGCTCGCCGGGGAGGATTTCTATTTTCTGAACAAGCTCGCCAAAATAAGGGGCATCGGGTCGGTGGAGGGGACGACCGTTTACCCCTCGCCGCGCCTGTCGGCGCGCACCCCTTTCGGGACGGGCCGGAAGGTCGATGCCCTGATCCGGGACGAGGGGGAAACCCACCTGTTTTATGACCCGGCCATATTCACGATCATCCGGGACTGGCTCGGGGTGATGGACAGCGGCTCATTCACGGAAGGCCGGGACATCATGGAGGCGGCGGGGGAGATTGACGGGGCCCTCCCGCCGTTTCTCGAAGAAGTCGGCTTCATGTCCGTCTGGGAGAAGCTGAAAAGGAACTTTCCCCGGCGGGAAAATCTGCGCCGGCAGTTCCATAACTGGTTTGACGGCCTCGCCACCCTGAGACTCGCTCACCACCTGACGGACCACGGTTACCCCCGGGTGGCCATGCACCGGGCCATAAACGGCATGGCCGAAAGAACGGGCCGCCCCCTCTCTGGCCCCCCCCTGTCCGCGGGGGTCTGTCCCGAGGAAGCCCTGGAAATCATGATGGATATGGAGAGGGCTTTGGGGGCCGCGGGGCGGGAAAAGATATTCCCTTGA